A single Caretta caretta isolate rCarCar2 chromosome 2, rCarCar1.hap1, whole genome shotgun sequence DNA region contains:
- the LOC142070890 gene encoding uncharacterized protein LOC142070890, with product MQSSSAQVTMMESQNRKRAPAWTKREVRDLIAVWGEESVLSELRSSFRNAKTFVKISQGMKDRGHNRDPKQCCVKLKELRQAYQKTREANSSSGSEPQTCRFYDELHAILGGSATTTPAVLFDSFNGDGGNTEAGFGDEEDDDDEEVVDSSQQASGETGFPDSQELFLTLDLEPVPPEPTQGCLLDPAGGEGTSAACVSMITGSSPSQRLVKLRKKKKRTRDEMFSELMLSSHNDRAQTNAWRQIMSECRKAQNDREERWRAEESKWRAEESKWRAEDRAEAQMWRQRDERRQDSMLRLLQDQTSMLQCMVELQQRQLEHRLPLQPLCNQPPSSPISIASTPRRPRTRWGGLRPTSHSTTEDCPKKRRLSFNKF from the exons atgcagagctcatcagcacaggtgaccatgatggagtcccagaatcgcaaaagagctccagcatggaccaaacgggaggtgcgggatctgatcgctgtttggggagaggaatccgtgctatcagaactccgttccagttttcgaaatgccaaaacctttgtcaaaatctcccagggcatgaaggacagaggccataacagggacccgaagcagtgctgcgtgaaactgaaggagctgagacaagcctaccagaaaaccagagaggcgaacagcagctctgggtcagagccccaaacatgccgcttctatgatgagctgcatgccattttagggggttcagccaccactaccccagccgtgttgtttgactccttcaatggagatggaggcaatacggaagcaggttttggggatgaagaagatgatgatgatgaggaggttgtagatagctcacagcaagcaagcggagaaaccggttttcccgacagccaggaactgtttctcaccctagacctggagccagtaccccccgaacccacccaaggctgcctcctggacccagcaggcggagaagggacctctg ctgcatgtgtttcaatgatcacaggatcttctccttcccagaggctagtgaagcttagaaagaaaaaaaaacgcactcgcgatgaaatgttctccgagctcatgctgtcctcccacaatgacagagcacagacgaatgcgtggaggcaaataatgtcagagtgcaggaaagcacaaaatgaccgggaggagaggtggcgagctgaagagagtaagtggcgggctgaagagagtaagtggcgggctgaagacagggctgaagctcaaatgtggcggcagcgtgatgagaggaggcaggattcaatgctgaggctgctgcaggaccaaaccagtatgctccagtgtatggttgagctgcagcaaaggcagctggagcacagactgccactgcagcccctttgtaaccaaccgccctcctccccaatttccatagcctccacacccagacgcccaagaacgcggtgggggggcctccggccaaccagccactccaccacagaggattgccccaaaaaaagaaggctgtcattcaataaattttaa